The sequence CGTATCCATGCCCTTCAACTGCACTAGGAACCAAATCTACTTTAGCTTTTTCCAAACCTAGTCCATCTACATTGGGTACGCGACCTGTAGCCACTAAAAATACATCAGCAACTACTGCTTCTTGCTGTTCTCCTGACAAACTTAATTCCAAACCTGGCGATGTCTTTTCTACTGATGTTACCTCAGTATTTTTAATTATCCGAATACCGTGATTTATCATTCCTTCTTGGATTCCGGTACGGATATCTTCATCAAAACCTTTCAAAATAAGGTCGCGGCGGATTATTTGAGTCACTTCACAACCCAATCCCCGCATAATGCAGGCGAATTCTGAACCTATATAGCCAGCACCAAGAATGGCTATATGCTTCGGTTGTTGTTTGAGGTGGAAAATCTCATTAGAGGTGATAGCCTGTTCTATTCCTGGTATATCGGGTTTAGTTGGTCTTCCTCCAACCGCAATCAAAATTTTATCCGCAGTCACTTCGCGTCCATCAACTTGTATAGTATGCTCGTCAATTAAACTGGCGCGACTTTGGATTAATTCAACTCCCGCTCTTTCCAAAAAGTTTATGTGTAGTGCTGATAGCCTTCTTACCTCATTGTCTATAGATGTGATGAACTTTTCCCATTCCAAGTCAGTATCGCTGACTTGCCAACCATAACCAGCTGCACTTTCAAATAAGGAAGGGAAATGAGAAGCATACACCATCAGCTTTTTAGGAACGCAGCCACGAATAACACATGTACCGCCAACTAAATCATATTCGGCGATCGCCACTTTTGCTCCATAGCTAGCGGCGCGTTTGGAAGCTGCTAAACCTCCAGAACCGGCACCAATTACAAACAGGTCGTAATCGTAAGTCATAATTTTAAGCGTGTTATGCAGCAACAAACAAATAAGCTTACAGTCAAGCTTATGTACAGTTAATCTAAACTTACTCCGGCTAGAAGCATAGGCTTGAGCCAGAAAACTACTTAAGAGCGAGATTTTTGGTCATTTAAAGATTTGACACGTCCTCACCATTTCCTTTCACAAAGATGCCACTAAACTTTAAACCAAGAAACTTTTTGACATGGAAGTAAAAGTGTAAGCCGTTAATCCTTGATTAATCTAAGGTGAGGAATTCTTCAGCTGTAGTTGGATGAATGGCAATAGCATCGTCTAAATCTTGCTTAGTAATGCCTTTGCGGAGTGCGACACCAAGAGATTGAATAACATCGCCAGCATGTTCGCCTAACATGTGAATCCCAATTACTCGTTCGGATTCACCTTCAACAACAACTTTAACTATTGCTTGCTCTTCAGAAGAAGCTAATTGATGCATTAGTGGTTGAAATTTATTGCAATAACATTTTACAGAGTCGCCAAATTCCGAACGCGCTTGACTCTCAGTCATACCCATACTTGCTATTTCTGGACGGGAAAAAACAGCAGAAGGTACATCACCATAATTTACAGTTTGGGGTCGATCTGCAAAGACTGTATTGATAAAAGCAACCGCTTCTGCTTTAGCTGCTGGTGTTAGCTGTAAACGGTTAGTACAGTCTCCCACAGCGAAAATATTTTCTTGACTGGTGCGGCTGTATTCATCTACTTTAATTGCGCCCTTTTCCCCTACTTCCACTTGTGCATTTTCTAAATCAAGATTTTTGGTATTCGGGGCACGCCCTGTAGCTACCAAAATAGTATCGGCAGCAATGGTTTTTTTGTACTTTCCGCTGACATTTAGCAGCAAACCTTCTTCGTAATGCTTAATGTGCGTCGCAGTACTATTGCTGACAAATTTGATTCCCCGCTTCGATAAGCTTTCCTGAACGCATGTGCGGATTTCGTCGTCAAATCCTTCTAAAACAGTTTCATCTGTGTCAACAACAGTAACTCTACAGCCAAAAGCATTCATCATGCTAGAAAATTCTACACCAATGTAACCGCCCCCTATGATTGCCAAGCGTTTTGGCAAATAAGGTAAATGAAACATCTCGCGGGAAGTAATAGCGTATTCTATGCCGGGAATATCCGGAATAAAAGGACGTGCACCTACAGCAATTAAAATTTTGTCTGCGGTAATTTTGCGTCCGTCTACTTTAATGGTATGAGTATCGGCAAAAGTGGCATGACCCCGAATTAATTCAATACCA comes from Rivularia sp. PCC 7116 and encodes:
- the gor gene encoding glutathione-disulfide reductase, translated to MTYDYDLFVIGAGSGGLAASKRAASYGAKVAIAEYDLVGGTCVIRGCVPKKLMVYASHFPSLFESAAGYGWQVSDTDLEWEKFITSIDNEVRRLSALHINFLERAGVELIQSRASLIDEHTIQVDGREVTADKILIAVGGRPTKPDIPGIEQAITSNEIFHLKQQPKHIAILGAGYIGSEFACIMRGLGCEVTQIIRRDLILKGFDEDIRTGIQEGMINHGIRIIKNTEVTSVEKTSPGLELSLSGEQQEAVVADVFLVATGRVPNVDGLGLEKAKVDLVPSAVEGHGYGTTNAIIVNEYSQTNQPHIFAVGDVTDRINLTPVAIGEGRAFADSEYGDMKLVFSHENVATAVFTQPEAATVGFTEAQAKEKFGDDKIKIYRTRFRPMFYTLPQQEERTMMKLIVHGETDKVLGAHMVGDYAAEIMQGIAIAVKMGATKKDFDATVGIHPSAAEEFVTMR
- the gorA gene encoding glutathione-disulfide reductase, giving the protein MTYDYDLFIMGAGSAGAAAASKAASLGLRVAVAEQEALGGTCLNRGCIPKKLIVYAADFALHNKIATDYGWSKSSSHFDWTQFIHSVHKQIDSINRSYQERFEKTGIELIRGHATFADTHTIKVDGRKITADKILIAVGARPFIPDIPGIEYAITSREMFHLPYLPKRLAIIGGGYIGVEFSSMMNAFGCRVTVVDTDETVLEGFDDEIRTCVQESLSKRGIKFVSNSTATHIKHYEEGLLLNVSGKYKKTIAADTILVATGRAPNTKNLDLENAQVEVGEKGAIKVDEYSRTSQENIFAVGDCTNRLQLTPAAKAEAVAFINTVFADRPQTVNYGDVPSAVFSRPEIASMGMTESQARSEFGDSVKCYCNKFQPLMHQLASSEEQAIVKVVVEGESERVIGIHMLGEHAGDVIQSLGVALRKGITKQDLDDAIAIHPTTAEEFLTLD